One window of Sporocytophaga myxococcoides DSM 11118 genomic DNA carries:
- a CDS encoding DUF4136 domain-containing protein has translation MSKINLFLTGILFLAIAFSCQKVDPSNDLSFEEQDVYVTNHDKNFDFNTVKTYSIRNSVSPVNLLTETAIPNISDTAFISLINTNLAQRGFIRVDKNANPDLIVIVSRLLFYTGGNDFSYINRGTYAGLANPDTILFPKPFSVPSDFNNPAVVSGSLSIDMVNVKTSTDSLNIVWNGIVVGALTSPFPGTEQRTKDGINSLFNQSPYLFAGQ, from the coding sequence ATGTCTAAAATAAATTTGTTTCTGACAGGCATTCTTTTCTTAGCAATAGCTTTTTCCTGCCAGAAGGTTGACCCTTCTAATGACCTTTCATTTGAGGAACAGGATGTTTATGTAACCAATCATGACAAAAACTTTGATTTCAATACAGTAAAAACTTATTCTATCAGAAATTCAGTTTCTCCTGTAAATCTCCTTACTGAAACTGCAATCCCAAATATCTCAGACACTGCTTTTATTTCTCTTATAAATACGAATCTTGCACAAAGAGGATTTATAAGAGTAGATAAAAATGCAAATCCTGATCTTATAGTAATTGTTTCTCGCTTGCTGTTTTACACAGGTGGAAATGACTTTTCTTACATCAATAGGGGGACTTACGCCGGACTTGCAAATCCGGATACAATTCTTTTCCCAAAACCGTTCTCAGTACCTTCAGACTTCAATAATCCAGCAGTAGTTAGTGGAAGTTTATCAATAGATATGGTCAATGTAAAAACATCAACCGACTCTCTAAATATTGTATGGAATGGAATTGTTGTTGGCGCCTTGACAAGTCCATTTCCCGGGACTGAGCAAAGGACAAAAGATGGTATCAATAGTCTATTCAACCAGTCACCTTATCTATTTGCAGGACAATAA